A region of the Parambassis ranga chromosome 24, fParRan2.1, whole genome shotgun sequence genome:
GAACTCCTCATCGCAGGCTATCCTCTTGTCTGTGGCACGGACTGCAATCACACTGTTGATGAGTAAAACCCTCCCATATATATTCATAATGTCTTCACATTTTTCCCCCCATGTAATTGATCAGGCTCCTCTGTAGAACCAGAGGAAACACAAATAGCTTTGCTGCCGTCTCGTCTTTTCTGCGTTTGTCAGACAGaagataagagagagagaacatcgACACCAGTCTTACTGGACAAGCGTTTATCAGGATCCTCTTTGTCCTCGTCCACCGTGTCTTCTGGGACGGCGTCCTCAGGTATGGCCTGCATCTGAACTCCAGGAGCGTGAGGCAGCATCCGCAGGTTCTCAAACAGCCGCTGCCTGAACATTCATAATAATAACGACTATTAGGCCGAGCAATTCTGGCGACGTCAGCATGATTTGTGATGTTATTGGCCGTACTTGATCTTGTCCATgtagtcctgtgtgttctgGTTGGTCATGTTGGACGGGCTGATGTGCAGCTTGAAGTCTGGACCAAAGTATTCGAAGTAGTCGTTGTACGGCAGCTCTGCAATAGAAACATTACGGGTTAAGCAACAGGACCACAAGCTGGGGATGATTTACACTCTGCAGATAAAACCAAGTGTCAAATTATGAGTGGTCTGGAGTGAAAAAGGAAGCTCTAACACACCTGTTAACATGATTTACTGCGGCTTTATAACCTACACTGATCCCCCACTGAGGGCAGGATGAATTGAAATAAGTGGGGAGTTCAGTTAATGTCCTGAAATCCCATTAAGGGAACTGCTGGCCCATTCGACAGCCTCTGTGATTACATCCCCTCTCTTTATGTTGCACACGCTCAGTGGAACAGACAGTGTGCTGACTCAGCTCCCTCTGTGAGGAAGGCTGAGAAGCAGGCCAGGCTGTTCCAGTGGGGAAGTCACATAACATTACGCAGATGCACTCGGCCTCCACCCACAGTGTACATCAAGTCAAACgcttaacagtgtgtgtgtgtgtgtgtgtgtgtgctctgcatgCTCCACACTTCATTCTACGTTATGATCATTATCCTGATGATGGGATTGACTCTTATCGACTTATCTGACTGAGGATGAAGTCctatatatttcatttttaatcaatATTTTGTGTAAAGTTATTAACAAGCTGCACGATGGGGCAACATGAACCACAAATCTGATCATGAAGAAGTTACCCAGTGGATTCTTAAAGGAACAGTGCTGAACATCAGACAATATTCAGGCTGTAGGTATCTATAAAGATAAACTATCTAATACATATCTTAGATATAAAGATCtgtcaaaatattttttttagccTTGACTGAAGCTGACAGTAAAGATTCGCTATTGATATTTACTTTACAACAGACTCAGCAGAACCATCAGgaagggcggccatgttgtgggagaggacctggactctctgacagaggtgtgtccgagaggaggacgtggtccaaaataaagacagtactggactgtccctctcacccgctccacactgtgctgaccagctacaggagctcgttcagcaacagactccgactcccatgatgcaccactgagagacacaggaagtcattcctgcctgtctcaatcaaactactgaactctgacagtcactcaggtttttatacagtagtaaatatgtttcttcttctttagatacaactcaggaaTTTAAAtactatctaggtatttagatatttattatatatttcaatttatctttgacttcaaaaaagaaaagtaaagtaattctgattctgactgcATGTTTACATCCTCTGACATCTCtagaatgttttgttttttgaagaatCTTCGCAGTTCAAACGTTTTATTTTTGGCACATTTTAAACTGTGATGACTAATATAAAGCAGATTTAATAATGACTTTAATCTTAAATGTGGTTATAGTTTGTTGGACAGACCTGCACAGTGACTGTCTGTTGAATGAATGcaatcttcacagctcatctgCAGCCTGGATGTAAAGGTGTCGCCTAAGCTGCCAACCCTATCCACAACTTGGTAAACCAAGGCTATTTCTGCCACTGTGACACAGAATGAGTGACCAACCATCAGGGATGTCCGTGTCCAGAGCCACGGCGGTCTCGTAGGTCCAGCAGCGGGCCACATTACGGATGGTGtatcctcctccacccagcatGAGCAGCGGGAGGTTGAAAGACTTCATGTACTCCACACACTTGGCATGACCTGGGAGAAACCAAAGCCACAATGCAACACTTCCCACACGGTTTCTGACTTTCAtgttacattattttttatcCATACCACGGATGGTGAGGTTAAAGCAGCCGAGGCGGTCTCCGGACAGAGAGTCCGCCCCGCACTGAAGAACCACAGCGCTGGGCTGGTACATCTCCATCACCTTGGCCATCACCTGCACATAAATGAGAGCAGAAACCCGTCAACTGCCTGAACTGCATCTGCTCTGCAGTGCAAGGATTTGCTGAACATATGGAGACAGATAATACATAACAGATGGATATTTTCCAGAAAAGggatataataaaaatatatatatatatatatatataataaataaaaaatataatatatataatattataataatataacatatataaaaaaaaaaaaagcatgttccCCATCTTTAAGCCTCCTAAAACTGAGCTGTTGCCGGCGACAGAAATTGGCATGCGCTGTTTAAAATTACCCTAGCTGAGAAAACGGCTTGTTCGATCGCTATTACATCCATTACGGTAATGGCCACATTGCCTGTGTGCCAGGGGCGAggggagttttgtggagcgtaggagacttgatgtaaaatagtttgagtttcatttttgtaacctcttgttgtcttgtctcgtcttgttgctgcacatttatagttgtttataaagagattttttttttacttttcttgttattacacactgctctgagcatttataacacaATAGcaaatatgtgccagcttttgaaagttatatttcatctgtcaataataataataattaatacaaatttTCTGACGGAATCATTTacaaaaaacctttttttgtaaaattgACACCATGCTTTTCTTTAGAATTTACCTGCACTCCTGgacactagggttgggcggtattacggtattaaggtattaaggtataccggcggggcacacagctagcgacggtatcatttttaacaccgtcaataaaaaaaaatgcaatgtacttatatagaagataaggatcaaacattaaacatattttatttgatgccgtgtgtggttgaatcttcagttttacttcagtagtataatatattttatattttaacttggcagcagaaacagtgaccggcaggttttcagtttaccggacaagtgtttttatcaccatgcgtaacttctaacataaacactgcacaaggctcttaacatgataaaattacaaaaacaaacagaaacacatcgggacgggctcataccTGGACACTACACAGATGAAAATTCAACGTTTTCTTGGGTGAGGCTGATCAAACATGACATACGTCTTTCCTGTCTgatgaataaattacattttgagacttttttttttaaaaaaggtcgGTGAAGTCTGCAGACGAATATTTAAAGAACTTGATCACAGTTTGTACTCACAGGCTTGAAGATTTGCTCGTATGACTCGTCGTCAATTCCGTCCCGCAGCGGGTAGTTGACGGCGTAATATTTGCCTTTTCCAGCTCCAATATCCTGAAGCAGAACGCAGAGAAACAGATCACAGATGAATAATGTAACAGAATACACAGGCTTCTTCAGCAAAtcaacaagtaaacaaaaaaataaatacttccACCTCTGCATAATCGCTGTTTcactgctgcatcagcagcatGTTTCACACTCACCCTGAGGTCTCCAGTTCCAGGAAAGTACTCCCCATACTTATGGAAAGACACTGTCATGACCCTGTCTGTGGTGTAGAAGGCCTCCTCCACTCCATCCCCATGATGGATGTCTATATCAATGTACAACACCCTCTGGTGGTACCTGgtcagaggaaacacagcagaCGGAGCAGGGATTAGGCACCCTGGTGAGGAGGACGTTTTCATATGCATGAATGGAAAACGTCTCTCACTTGAGGAGCTCCAAGATGGCCAGCACAATGTCATTAACGTAGCAGAAGCCAGAGGCTTCAGACTTCTTTGCGTGGTGGAGACCTCCGGCCCAGTTCACGGCGATGTCCGTCTGCTGTCGGTTCAGTTTCACGGAACCAGCTGCGCACAACAAATTTGACTTGGTTACTtcaaaggaacacacacacacacacatatgaccGAGTTGTCATTTGAAGAGACTGCAGAACTTGAATATTCATAGCTTAAGACCACAGAAGATGGAGGTGAAATCTTACCAGCAGAACCCCCAGCTGAGAGTTGGCAGAACTCAAACAAGCCGTCAAATACAGGACAGTCCTCCCCAACATtgactgcaaacacaaagaacaTTTAAACAATAGATTATTGATCGCagttcctcctcctgtgtttctaCGACCTACATGTCTACTGCTTCCTGGTTTAACTGGGCtattgtgcagctttttttaaaccatGTTTTTCCTGGAAGGATGGAAACtggatataaatataatataaaaaaataaatatatataaaataaagccACAAGGACGTACACCGCTGCATCTGCTTGCTGAACTCCGACATGTTGTCTGGCCGTATGGATCGGAGAAACTTGATGTAGTCGTCGCTGTGGTATTTAGTCATCTCCTCTGCAGTGGCTTTGTGCGGCCTCTGAAAAGTCAAAGCAGCCATTTAGATGCAATGTAATGACAAAGAGGGGCGGACGATGGGGTTGAATAACATGTTGGAAACATACATAGATCTCCATTTTCCGGTAGAGTCCATAGTTCAGGAGGAGGTTGTGAGTCATCCGGATACGGTGAGGTTTCATGGGATGTCCTTGTCCATAGTAGTAATTACCTACGTCACCTGCAAAGACAATTAGAACATGATGAAGTGCGCTCAGGTTGTACTGTGTCGGTAAGTACATATAAATGCAGGCATTGTGCAAGCTGGAGGCTGGCGCCACACAAGCAAAAATTCCCTTTCACAGGTCTAAAGCAGCAGTTGCCATGGTAGCACAGCACAACTTTATTCGCATCCAAAGTGCAGTGCAAGCCATAGACTAAAAGCCCATCAAGGCGACAGGGAGATAAAGGCAATTTTATCTTATGAAAGcactttaatattttaaattgtaCTAAAATGTTGTCAcactttattattttaaagttcGTTTGTACTAACAAGGGTTGCACAAAATCAAAAGctccaataataataataataataatagcagcCTCTGGACCACAGTGATTTAATAGATAAAAGATTGTGTTGCAGTGCATGATGAATGAAGGAGGGTGTGTGAACAAATATGAAGTtcgtccgccatcagactccagagctgtgctcacagactctgactaaagcatcatcatAGGTGTAtttcaaacttctcagttacattaactgtgtttttatcttcaatctgctttatgtgtgtgtatgtacatatactattttttgttgctgtcatgtgtgtgtatgtgtatataagagtttttgtttgtgtttattgtatttattgttctttgatatgctgctgctaCTACAGCTTAagttccccacagggattaataaagtaaatcttaatctaaTCCAAAATTCAAAATcagaaattcactgtgtctgtttctgaGAACAAATAAGCTGGAGCAGATACATCTGTAGATGTATGTgtacgtgtttttttttttttttttaatgaagaacATGTGTGTGATCACAAAGTTTGAGCATACTTCAGCTCTAATGTTTACAATGCTGAGCACATTGTAGCTGGAAAGTTCATCAATAAACCATAAGTTTAACAGCTGGAATAGTAGCTAGGCATCTATGTGTTGCATTATATTTTCATAATATTGGCATGTCACCATATTTTTACCAAAATATTGGTCCTACAAATCCAGGTTCTAGTATAAACCTCTCAATCCATGCTAAGCCATTATGATGCCACCCAGGGACACTGTGTGGCGCTGTTCCAATGTAAATACAAAAATGGGAAAACTCCACTTTAACAAATAATGATGAGACTAAAACTAAACGGATTCTTTAGAGGGATTCATGTCTCCACACTGTGTAGAGCAGAATAATAAAATATTCCTCATCTGACCTCAGAGCTGTAAACAGAGACCATCAATTAGGCCTTAAATAGTTGCACACTCTCACTTTATGGGTCCATGAGTGAATCTTTGAAGTGTTTTCCTCATcgtttctatttatttatgcaAGAATATATATGAAATACGCTACACAAAGTCTGATCCTCGGCTGTAATTGTGGCTCACACAATAATGGGGATAGTTGGGGACAATTATGTCTCGCTAATTAGGTATAAAAGTAACTAACTTGTGTATTTTTTACGTTTAATTTCCTTTTATAATGTTTGCCGCACAGTAATCTGATGGTGAGGACACAGAATGACACTATTTATCACTGGAAGCCATTCAAACGACAGTCATTAAAGTgagctagcttgttagctagctCTATACATTTAACCAGCCACCGCAGCTGCACTGACTAGCTAAGCGGCTAGCGTTAGCCTGCCAGATGCCTCAGCGCGGCTCCTCCATTCAGACACGCATGCTGTCCCGTACCGTCATAGTAGTAGCAGACCTTCTTCTTGGTCCCACCCGCAGTCGTGTAAGCCATGTTCGGAGCACCTTCTCAGAGAAAAAGTTGGTGTAACAGACGGAGGAGCAGGATGGACGGTATCAACACGACACAGAGCAAAACACGCTGCGGAGCGCTGTTGAATGGGAGGCGCGACCGGACAGGGGCGGAGCTACGCCGTGAAGTGGCCCCACCGTGGTCCTacggtgccccccccccccccccacacacacacacacacagcaaggagTCTAAATGTTGTCAcatttaattaaacaaaactGACAAATGATACACAATAAACTAGACTAAAGAGATATCTTCGCTTTTTGCACAATCCATGATCTATAATATAGAgtttgtatgtttacatgttttttttgttgtggataaaaatgaatgtaataaatacaaatgggattttctgtgttttatgctGACAATATTCATATCATTGACTGCACTGATCATGTGAACATTTGTCCCCATCACAACATTTCAGTTCAAAAAAATGATCATGGATCAagatttgttgtagttttttatttatttatatttcttagAATTTGTTATATAAAAACACTATACCAATAAAATTGAACAGATGTGAAGTGGAATGAATTTGTGAAGTAACCCAACCCtttgtgaatattttttttatttactaccCATTTAATATTTACATCCACTATTTGCAGTATCTGGTTTTGCAGTGCTGAATACAGATGTGACATGATGATGCTGACATAACGTTGCAGCCATGTTGCTTACAGATTAGTTTTCTATATTTTATGCAGAGATAAAGATAATTTCTTCACCATAATAATTTACTGTGATCTTATTTTATTGGACATaagtttcatatttcacttgcCTTTGCACTGGTAAATAATTGAACATGTCCTGAGGCCATATAAATGAATGGATGTagagatttttatttatttttatgtaccTACATTAAATGGATACATGTGTATGCGCACATTAGAgagcatgtgttttatttacttctCTGACAAAACACTAGGTGTCAGCATCCTCTTTGTTACATCCTGCTCATTATCTCTCTACAACAAAGGAAAGCAGTCAGTGGGTTTGAAGCCTTGCCTGATGTTTGAggcttcttccttcttcctaaAATGTTTCGGGTATTCGTTTTTATTAACAAATGACAACAGATAAATGTTTACATGTTcttttaatttgacatttttttaacaacacaCTTATGATACAGACGGAGTAATtccacagaaacagacaaagtTTGCTCATCATAGAATCAACATTTGGACCAtcaggagattttttttctcactatgGCTTCTTTGCCAGATGTTTGGCAAACCAAGGAGAAAGCTgtcagggaggagaggggggagagaatcAGCGTACTTACATTAAAAACACGAGTCTTTGCTTTGTAGGTTTTGGACATGGTGACAGTCAAGCTTGAAACACTACTAAGATCTATTCTGATAGGACTGGTCTGCTCTTCAGGCTGTTGTGGATCTAAAGGAGGCCGCGTTCTAATGGACCTGATCACAGCAgctgttaaaataaaaagacgATGAACAAACACAAGATTCTACTAATGGCATCTGGATCGCACATGCACTTCTGGTCAAGTAAACAACATGATGGGGGAAGCTGTTCATCAGATGTCTTTGAAGGTGTTGAATAAACGCATCACACATAAAGCTTATCTTAACAGCATCAATGTTTGATAGTCttaaataatcaaataatcTCTTTAGTTAATCAGCtcaggcttgttttttttttttttttaatggggaAAACATTGACAGACAGGTGAATCTGCAAGATCAATTGCTTTGTGAATATTTTAGTCAaacctttttttccacacacgTATAAACAAACTCACATGAAGTTCCTTTTATATTTGGTCACACTGCCATTCTTGCATTCAATCAAAGTGCTATTATTAAtttatagttaaaaaaaaaacaaaacaccaataTGTGGATTCTCATTCAAAACTCGTCATGGCCAGTTGAAGGTCCTGCCCGTGATCTGGTAAAACTTCTGATTGAAAGGGTGAAAGAACCTCTGCAGTTTAGTCACCACTGAAGGGTCCACCTCAGGGTGGATGCGACCCTTGCTGCCTGCCAGGCACTTGTTGAAGACAATGTTAAAGCGCAGACAGTAAAATCCCCTGGTGGCGTTAAAGTACAGGTTGTACTGGCTGATCCTGGAGGGGAGGTTGAGGAAGCGCTCAACGAGCTGCAGCTCCGGCAGCGGGTCCATGATGAGGCGATCTCCGTCCACGATGTGGAACTGCTCCACGGGAAAGTACTTCAACCAACGCTCGAGGTGTTTGGTGTAGATGCTGGTCCGCACGGCTTTGTACTTTGTGTTGACCTCGCAGGTGTTGTTGTCGATGGCCAGCTTCTCAAACTTGTGGTAGGTCTTGTTTTTTCGCTCCTTGCCCTCCAGCACTTGGGTGTAGTCGGACACAGCTCTGGTGGTGGGCTCCCGGACGATAATCAGCAGCTTGATGGAGGAGTTCATCTTGAAGATGCGTTCAGGAACCTCCTCTGTGATGAAGTAGGCCGGGCTCTTCTCAATGGTGATCTGATGAGGGAAGGAGAACGGCATTTTCCCCCTGTACCAGTCGATGCCCCGGGCGTAGTTTTGGTCATTGTCGAAGAAGTGGATCTCCTgcgaggctttgaccactgccGGATGCAGGTTGAGCATTTCCAGCAGGGCGCGTGTGCCACCTTTGCGCACTCCAATGATGATGGCCCGAGGCAGCTGCTGGACCAGGTTGTGGAGGCGGATTTGCTCCTTGGTGGCATTTCCCTTACGTAGTTCATGGAGCAGGCCACGCTTAAACTGCAGAGTGCGGAGAGGGATTTGCTCTGGCTCAGAGGGAGGCAGTCTGCTCTCGATAGGACAAATGGGCTGTAGCctgaaagaggaaaaatatAAATCAGATTTAATACATTTCTAGGCTTTAGAATGTCCCTGGAATGTCGGCTATTTGCCCTTCTCTTAGCCAAAGCAAGGTGCGGAGCATACAAGTCCTCATTTGTCCTGTAGAATCTTGCACCTGTTAGTAGCAGCAGATTCTTACATCCCATAAGATGTTGTTCCTCTGCTTAGATCACTGTTGGTACATGTCCTAGATGTGGTGCATTGACACTGACTCTGTGTAGACCTGGTCCAGATCTAAGAAGTCAAAAAATCACGTTTATTAGCCCATAATGGCCCAAATCCCAAATGTGTGCTGATTAACGTCATGCTGATCAGTGGATGAAATGAGAAAGATGGGGCTTGTACCAAACATGTATTCATCCaatttcttctgcttctccagAGTCGGGTGATGGGGGCAGCGGTGTAAGCAGGGAAACCTAGACCCCCTTTTTCTCAGCCACCTTCTCCAACTCATCCATGAGGATACTGAGGCGTTCCTAGGCCAGCAAGGAGATATAATCCTGCCTCAGGGCCTTCTCCTGGTTGCTTGGAACACCTCACTATGGATCCTGGCTTAACCTGGCTCTACACCGGGCCTCTTTCGGATGACCCAGCTACCCACCTTATCTCTAAAGGAGAGATGAGCCCATCATTTGCATTTGTGATCTCATTCTTTGGGTCTCTACCAACTTTTTTACATAGAAATTGatcgggacaaaaaaaaacatgtttcttgTGGTCAAACAACATACTGCAATTTTCATGGGTAAATCTTGCCCTGATCTGAGTCTCACAGGAAGCATTTTCTTATTATATGTACCTGGATTCACTACTCGTCACTGGGTGGcaattaataatatatttttccaTTTATGCGACCATGACATCACTTCCAATAAAAGTCACGTACGACTCAGAACCGAGCAGCGATGACGTACCTATCCAAAGTCCCGACCCTGGCCACGAGATAGAGGACACTTCCGATAGCGAGGCTGCCCAGCACGAAGAGCTTCTGTCTCAGCAATGCCTGCTGTTTGAATAGCATGGCCCTCCATCAATCTTCAGGACTGCGtcttcagcctgcagagagccAAGCACATAAACCACTAATCACCAAGGGAAGAGAGACAGCCTAATGTTTATtaacacacactccatcaagtCTTACAAGTGATTAagccacactcacacatgccTGCAAAGGGCTGCAGTGCCGTTAAAGGAAACGCTCCCACCAGCAGACACTTTGttacattcatttatttatttgtgtcagaGACACAAAAGATACAGGCTGCTTTGTGTGAAGTCATAACTGCACTTATGAATACTTAACTACATTAAAAAGAGTCTGAATGACCTGACATTTCATGCTGATTGCATGATCATTGTACATATAAATGTTATTCTCTGCCATTCTCTGTACACGTCTTAATGCTTTATATCTATTTTTTCCTTCTGACCTGTGTATGCAGCTTGCACATATCTTTATTTTGTATAATTCAAAGATCTGGTATCTGGATCTCATCGGTATCATCAGGCTAATGATACCAGTACCTGGACTCTGCATCAGCTTTGCATCGGCTGATACCAATCCAATACCGCCTCCTGTGCAGAGACTGCATGTAGCTGTCAGAACCTGTTGGTGTAGCTTCTAGCTTTGTGTTGTTACTCTATGTGTTTGCAGTGAGTCATGTTTgcctgcatgctgtgtgtgcaaacacagaCCTAAAGTGAGCCGGAGCTGCTAGACAGTGTTGCATCCTCATGCGAGATCTGCAGGGACTTTGTGCTGTTGACCCCCCTAGAGTGAGTGGGAGTGAGTGTGGCCACTCAGTATTTAATTCATTCAAAACATGGGTTTATATCTTCCTATTATGCAATAAAAAGAtgtaggggaaaaaaaaagatgttgctCAGGTTGGTTTGTTTTCAAATCAATACCAAGTACCCAGACTCCTCCTGCATCTATGAGCTCAGCACAGACTGGCTGGGTAAATCGCAGCTCCATACATAAGTTATGGCACTATTACAAAAGATCCAGCTGCATTCTAATCCAGGCTTTAAAACAGGGTGACATTACCAACGGAGTGGATCATCCTGAGCATCTcataaacaaaatacaaagagcTTTTGACCTCAGTGTGACTGGAAAACCTTTCACTGATATTGTCTGCTGGTCAGAGCAATCATGATTTCATCAGTCTGACAAAGCAGCAAAGTAAAGCCAGTTAGCCAGAGGCCAGCCCCGGGTTCGTGGAGACCCATTCTGAAATGTTTTTCCATTATAGCCTGAATCACAGAAACAAGTGGCTGCCATAAATTCAAATGATTCCAGCTGGAGCTAAAGTTCGGTCAAGATTTTTAgcggctgcacacacacacacacacacacactaatctgGATTCCAAGCAGCACTCATACATGCACACCTATCTACGGTTGCTAAGCAGACGCTGTCTGATGGAGAGTACTGTTCAGCAAAGGTCACACAGGCTCGTTTTAGAGACTCGAACTCATTAAAAATGAAGACACTGCTGGAGTCTTTGAACTGCAGGTACAACACAGTGTCTCAGTTAAAAGCATAAAAGTATGAATCCACTGCTCCTGTTGATGTAAACTTACTAAAAAGTTTCACGCTGCTCTTTCCTGAAGTGACACCTCTGCTCCTGCCACTCCTGGTTTTTTATCTTGTGTGTAAAGAAGACTCTCATACAGTGTGACCTAAATAAACTCGTCTTGAAGGGTGAAGAATGTTTTGATCCAACAGCCAGAAGGTAGCAAACACAACTGGGAGTGAAAAGAGctcaaaaagaaaataaattgcTTCTGTTAATGCTTTAGAGCTTTAGAGCTCCACCATGCATATGTTGCTGGCTGATGGTCACATGGATGACTCACTATAAGAGCTTCGAAGAGAAGAGGACCTGGAATGGAGCCCTG
Encoded here:
- the LOC114428541 gene encoding histone deacetylase 2, coding for MAYTTAGGTKKKVCYYYDGDVGNYYYGQGHPMKPHRIRMTHNLLLNYGLYRKMEIYRPHKATAEEMTKYHSDDYIKFLRSIRPDNMSEFSKQMQRFNVGEDCPVFDGLFEFCQLSAGGSAAGSVKLNRQQTDIAVNWAGGLHHAKKSEASGFCYVNDIVLAILELLKYHQRVLYIDIDIHHGDGVEEAFYTTDRVMTVSFHKYGEYFPGTGDLRDIGAGKGKYYAVNYPLRDGIDDESYEQIFKPVMAKVMEMYQPSAVVLQCGADSLSGDRLGCFNLTIRGHAKCVEYMKSFNLPLLMLGGGGYTIRNVARCWTYETAVALDTDIPDELPYNDYFEYFGPDFKLHISPSNMTNQNTQDYMDKIKQRLFENLRMLPHAPGVQMQAIPEDAVPEDTVDEDKEDPDKRLSIRATDKRIACDEEFSDSEDEGEGGRRNTANHKKGVKRPRVDEDKKEGEEKKPDIKEEEKTKDSSTEKPDSKSVKTEQTSSA
- the LOC114428747 gene encoding heparan sulfate glucosamine 3-O-sulfotransferase 5 — translated: MLFKQQALLRQKLFVLGSLAIGSVLYLVARVGTLDRLQPICPIESRLPPSEPEQIPLRTLQFKRGLLHELRKGNATKEQIRLHNLVQQLPRAIIIGVRKGGTRALLEMLNLHPAVVKASQEIHFFDNDQNYARGIDWYRGKMPFSFPHQITIEKSPAYFITEEVPERIFKMNSSIKLLIIVREPTTRAVSDYTQVLEGKERKNKTYHKFEKLAIDNNTCEVNTKYKAVRTSIYTKHLERWLKYFPVEQFHIVDGDRLIMDPLPELQLVERFLNLPSRISQYNLYFNATRGFYCLRFNIVFNKCLAGSKGRIHPEVDPSVVTKLQRFFHPFNQKFYQITGRTFNWP